The sequence TGGGATGATGTTACAGATGCTTAAACTGCAACCCTTCCATTTGTGGAACTGCTCTTGACTGGTGGGGTGTGCCAATGGCAATATTCAAAATTACTACCAAAAAACGTTTAAATGACTGAAGAGAGATGTTTTGGTTTAGGGCAAACCCTTACAAACAGTTACAATACTTacatggcaataaaaaaaaaaccctactaagtgatcttcattttggttttgtcatgGTATGTTTTCCCTCTTATGTATAAAAGTACTTCACTGagtctgaaaagaaaagcagtaaacGGTCAGCTGCTGCCTCCCTTATAGTACAGACCGATGTGATGACTGTGACATTCTTTCCTCATGGCACAGGAATCTTCTAAGTTACAGTTTATAGAGAACCAAAAAATGCTGGTCAGGAGTGTATGGAGGGATGAGAGATCTAAGCCCAGAAAGATAAAATACTCTGTGAAATACTACTGCTTTGTCTTGTTCTAGTATGGCACAAGCGTAAGGTAGTGTAGTTTTGTTGGGTGTCTTACTGCCTAGAGCACTGTCATACTTCATTAATatgttggggttttggttttttttttttttttacaatcaaACACCTCCAGTATTTTAACCTGCAGTAGGAATTGTTTATTCTTACTCCATTCATTCCTCCTTCAGTTGGCTGAGTAGCTCATGCCAGATGAACAGCAAACTCCTCCATCACTGTGTATACACTTTGGTGATGTCAATGCATTTTCCTTCAGGAGGATCGTAACCAGGGAGTGGTGGGGTATAATTAGGTCCGTCTCTCTCGAAGGGGAAAAGCCCCTTATCTCGTCTGATAGCTGCCTGGTACAACTCCTCAGATTCAAGGCGCAGTTCCTTTAGTGCCTCTTGCTGAGCTTCTACAAGGGCCCGAATTGCATTCTTTTCTGCCTTATCTTGTTTCAGCTTAAACAAACTCCACTTTTTCATAAGTAAAACTCTTCTTTCAGATTCCTCAAATGACAGAGGGGGAAGACTTCGCACCCTGATAAAGAATAAGTTAATATTGTAATAGAGAAATTGCCTGTGCCccaaagagcaatttttttttttaaatcaactaaaacaacaccccccacccacccccaacctAGAGAATACACTTCATTCATGCAATGTCTGTCTGTCAGGTTTTCCAGGCATTCTAACAGAAAATTCATGTTACTACGTTTTCACTACTTTTAGCAGGAGCAAATAAAATCTTCTTCCTGCACTTTTGTCCTGGTAGAAGTAAATGAGGTTTTGCACCAAGGCTGGCATTGTATTGCAGTTTTGCtgacaaagaaattaaaagtatttctACTGTGAATGCAAGCACATGGTGAAAGACAAGTCTTACTGACCTGTTGCCATCTGAGTACTTAAGTGGTGTTACAAAATCCTCAACTGGAATCATTTCTGGGGCAGCTTTTTCCaactttttaatcttctttttcaTACGATCCTTCTGTGCTTGCTCCTTCCTTACAtccactttcttcttcttctttggtTGTGCTCTACAGGGAAAGT is a genomic window of Athene noctua chromosome 17, bAthNoc1.hap1.1, whole genome shotgun sequence containing:
- the MRPL40 gene encoding large ribosomal subunit protein mL40 gives rise to the protein MLAAALRASRGLWAASGGARLSSWLPQSVPLRGKHWQTSLLAFRASLPMRAQPKKKKKVDVRKEQAQKDRMKKKIKKLEKAAPEMIPVEDFVTPLKYSDGNRVRSLPPLSFEESERRVLLMKKWSLFKLKQDKAEKNAIRALVEAQQEALKELRLESEELYQAAIRRDKGLFPFERDGPNYTPPLPGYDPPEGKCIDITKVYTQ